A genomic window from Desulfovibrio gilichinskyi includes:
- a CDS encoding integration host factor subunit alpha, whose translation MANGNTLTKASVVDYIYEKTDRNRAEIKDLVESILDIMKQAIKSDHAMLVSGFGKFEAYDKNARKGRNPQTNESITLPARKVVVFRLSRKFRSELN comes from the coding sequence ATGGCTAACGGAAACACTCTTACTAAAGCCAGTGTAGTTGATTACATCTATGAGAAAACCGATCGGAATAGAGCGGAAATCAAAGATCTGGTTGAAAGCATCCTTGACATTATGAAACAGGCTATCAAAAGCGACCATGCAATGCTGGTCAGCGGTTTTGGAAAGTTTGAAGCTTATGACAAGAATGCAAGAAAAGGGCGCAACCCTCAGACGAATGAATCAATAACCTTGCCGGCGCGCAAAGTTGTTGTTTTCAGACTTTCCCGCAAGTTCAGGTCAGAACTTAACTAG
- a CDS encoding septal ring lytic transglycosylase RlpA family protein: MKNFIVCFSAVLLLFTAGCAKKIIHSSRPLSQPKIVHRDTPNRVNPVLKIDPYTIDGRTYVPHLTSKGYKAVGLASWYGDDFHGRTTANGETYNMYAMTAAHRTLPMGSMVEVTDLQTGKKVIVRVNDRGPFADPDRRIIDLSYAAASKLGISNKGITSVELRSINDVNAEPMNASEIVASTAAPLASAVREETLLAEPAVADIFMTETPAQNASYFIQVGSFTEQDRAESILESLRKEGYNESRMMEVTVNGATYIRVQAGHFASLNAAEEALNSLRNEFSDLFIVTE; encoded by the coding sequence ATGAAAAATTTTATAGTCTGCTTTTCTGCGGTACTGCTTCTTTTCACAGCAGGTTGTGCTAAAAAGATAATCCACTCTTCACGGCCGCTGTCACAACCTAAAATTGTGCACAGGGATACTCCGAACAGAGTTAATCCAGTGCTGAAAATTGATCCTTACACGATTGACGGACGAACTTACGTACCGCACCTCACTTCCAAGGGATATAAAGCTGTCGGGCTTGCCTCATGGTATGGAGATGATTTTCATGGTCGCACTACCGCCAACGGTGAAACTTACAATATGTATGCAATGACCGCAGCGCACCGAACTCTGCCGATGGGCAGCATGGTGGAAGTTACCGACCTTCAAACCGGCAAAAAAGTTATTGTACGCGTTAATGACCGCGGTCCGTTTGCCGACCCGGACAGAAGAATTATAGACCTTTCCTACGCAGCCGCATCAAAACTCGGAATCAGCAATAAAGGGATTACCAGCGTAGAACTCCGCTCCATTAATGATGTTAATGCGGAACCGATGAACGCGTCTGAAATAGTAGCCTCAACAGCGGCTCCTCTTGCTTCCGCGGTGCGGGAAGAAACGTTGCTGGCTGAACCTGCAGTTGCTGATATTTTTATGACAGAAACACCTGCACAGAATGCAAGCTACTTCATTCAAGTTGGTTCGTTTACTGAACAGGACCGCGCTGAGTCCATTCTGGAAAGTCTTCGCAAGGAAGGCTACAATGAATCAAGAATGATGGAAGTCACTGTGAACGGTGCAACGTATATAAGAGTTCAGGCAGGACATTTTGCTTCACTTAACGCAGCAGAAGAGGCTTTGAATTCTCTTAGAAATGAATTTTCAGACTTATTCATCGTTACTGAATAG
- a CDS encoding LysM peptidoglycan-binding domain-containing protein encodes MKKLILLAAVVCLMLSVGCAKKQVAQDDVVVVEETEVVVTEDQAVPPTPMEIYEAEYSKLPTSHVVTKGECLWWIAEYQQVYNDPFMWPLIYKANRDQIKNPDLIYAGQTLEVPRTGYSLDEVKAARKEAGASWKALEPKQDAVVPGEMKAALGYL; translated from the coding sequence ATGAAAAAACTTATTTTGCTAGCCGCAGTTGTTTGCCTGATGTTGTCAGTAGGCTGTGCTAAAAAACAGGTTGCCCAGGATGATGTTGTTGTAGTTGAGGAAACTGAAGTTGTAGTTACTGAGGATCAAGCAGTGCCTCCGACTCCAATGGAAATTTATGAAGCTGAATACAGTAAGCTTCCTACTTCTCATGTTGTTACAAAAGGTGAATGCCTTTGGTGGATCGCTGAATACCAGCAGGTTTACAATGATCCTTTCATGTGGCCGCTCATCTATAAAGCAAACAGAGATCAGATCAAGAACCCTGACCTGATTTATGCAGGACAGACTCTTGAAGTTCCCCGCACTGGTTACAGCCTTGATGAAGTTAAAGCAGCTCGCAAAGAAGCAGGTGCTTCTTGGAAAGCTCTTGAGCCTAAGCAGGACGCAGTTGTCCCAGGCGAAATGAAAGCAGCTCTCGGTTATCTCTAA